One part of the Tachysurus vachellii isolate PV-2020 chromosome 6, HZAU_Pvac_v1, whole genome shotgun sequence genome encodes these proteins:
- the klc1a gene encoding kinesin light chain 1 isoform X7 has translation MREEMSSVVCVKEMEGQGDPAEKLSQDELLCRTREVMQGLEALRAEHQAILEGLMGTLRCLKQTQEGRAVEEKTVMIQRSLEMLELGLSEAQVMMALSGHLSAVEAEKQKLRAQVRRLCQENQWLRDELAGTQQRLQKSEQSVAQLEEEKKHLEFMNQLKKYDQDLSPTDDKDSDSSRETLDDLFPDDQDEPASGIQPTHSSAVAAAQQGGYEIPARLRTLHNLVIQYASQGRYEVAVPLCKQALEDLEKTSGHNHPDVATMLNILALVYRDQNKYKEAANLLNDALDIREKTLGKDHPAVAATLNNLAVLYGKRGKYKEAEPLCKRALEIREKVLGKDHPDVAKQLNNLALLCQNQGKYEEVEYYYQRALKIYQTKLGPDDPNVAKTKNNLASCYLKQGKFKQAETLYKEILTRAHEREFGSVDGENKPIWMHAEEREEQSKGKQKDGSPFVEYGGWYKACKVDSPTVTTTLKNLGALYRRQGKFEAAETLEEAAMRSKKKGLDSTNKQRVAEVLGDPEAREKQSSRESLISDTVKYESGPDGGEEDGSGSLKRSGSFSKLRASIRRSSEKLVRKLKGGSSRENEPKNPG, from the exons atgcgTGAGGAAATGtcgagtgtggtgtgtgtgaaggagatgGAGGGGCAGGGTGACCCTGCAGAAAAGCTGTCCCAGGATGAGCTGCTGTGTCGGACACGGGAGGTGATGCAGGGGTTGGAGGCTCTGCGTGCTGAACACCAGGCCATCCTCGAGGGTCTGATGGGAACGCTGCGTTGCCTCAAACAAACCCAGGAAGGCCGTGCTGTAGAAGAAAAGACTGTCATGATTCAACGCTCACTGGAAATGCTAGAGCTCGGTCTGAGTGAAGCGCAG GTAATGATGGCTCTTTCAGGGCACCTGAGCGCAGTAGAGGCTGAGAAACAGAAGCTTCGTGCACAG gtCCGGCGGCTGTGCCAGGAGAATCAGTGGCTGCGTGATGAGCTGGCAGGAACACAGCAGCGACTGCAGAAGAGTGAGCAGAGCGTGGCCCAGctggaggaggaaaagaagcaCCTGGAGTTCATGAATCAGCTAAAAAAATATGACCAAGACCTCAGCCCAACA GATGACAAAGACTCTGACTCGAGCAGAGAGACTCTGGATGATCTCTTCCCTGATGATCAGGATGAGCCAGCCTCTGGCA TCCAGCCTACACACAGCAGTGCTGTAGCAGCAGCTCAGCAGGGAGGCTATGAGATTCCAGCCCGGCTCCGAACCCTGCACAACCTCGTGATCCAGTATGCTTCTCAGGGCCGTTATGAGGTGGCCGTGCCACTGTGTAAACAGGCACTGGAGGACTTGGAAAAGACCTCAGGCCACAACCACCCTGATGTTGCAACAATGCTCAACATTCTCGCCCTTGTCTACAG gGACCAGAATAAGTACAAAGAGGCTGCAAACCTTCTGAATGACGCACTCGATATCAGAGAGAAAACACTGGGCAAAGACCATCCTGcg GTGGCCGCTACACTGAATAATTTGGCTGTCCTTTATGGTAAGCGTGGGAAATACAAAGAGGCAGAACCACTATGCAAAAGAGCACTGGAGATCAGAGAAAAG GTGCTAGGGAAGGACCACCCAGATGTGGCAAAGCAGCTGAATAACTTGGCTTTGCTGTGTCAGAACCAGGGCAAGTATGAGGAGGTGGAATATTACTACCAGAGAGCGCTTAAAATCTATCAGACCAAGCTGGGCCCTGATGACCCCAATGTAGCCAAGACCAAAAACAATCTG gCCTCATGTTATCTGAAGCAAGGGAAGTTTAAGCAAGCAGAGACTCTCTATAAAGAGATCCTAACACGAGCGCATGAGAGGGAGTTTGGCTCTGTAGATG GTGAGAACAAGCCTATCTGGATGCatgcagaggagagagaggaacagagtaAA GGGAAGCAGAAAGATGGCTCCCCATTTGTAGAGTATGGTGGTTGGTACAAGGCCTGCAAAGTGGACAG CCCAACTGTAACAACCACACTGAAGAACCTGGGTGCACTGTACAGGCGGCAGGGCAAGTTTGAGGCTGCTGAGACTCTGGAGGAGGCTGCGATGCGCtccaaaaaaaag GGTCTGGATTCAACCAATAAACAGCGTGTGGCTGAGGTTCTGGGGGATCCAGAGGCTCGGGAGAAGCAGAGCAGCAGAGAGAGTCTAATCTCTGACACGGTGAAGTACGAGAGTGGCCCAGATGGGGGAGAGGAA GATGGCTCAGGCTCGTTGAAGCGCAGTGGCTCCTTCAGTAAACTCCGAGCCTCGATTCGCCGGAGCAGCGAGAAACTCGTCCGCAAACTCAAAGGAGGCAGCTCACGAGAAAACGAACCCAAGAATCCTGGGTAA
- the klc1a gene encoding kinesin light chain 1 isoform X6 → MREEMSSVVCVKEMEGQGDPAEKLSQDELLCRTREVMQGLEALRAEHQAILEGLMGTLRCLKQTQEGRAVEEKTVMIQRSLEMLELGLSEAQVMMALSGHLSAVEAEKQKLRAQVRRLCQENQWLRDELAGTQQRLQKSEQSVAQLEEEKKHLEFMNQLKKYDQDLSPTDDKDSDSSRETLDDLFPDDQDEPASGIQPTHSSAVAAAQQGGYEIPARLRTLHNLVIQYASQGRYEVAVPLCKQALEDLEKTSGHNHPDVATMLNILALVYRDQNKYKEAANLLNDALDIREKTLGKDHPAVAATLNNLAVLYGKRGKYKEAEPLCKRALEIREKVLGKDHPDVAKQLNNLALLCQNQGKYEEVEYYYQRALKIYQTKLGPDDPNVAKTKNNLASCYLKQGKFKQAETLYKEILTRAHEREFGSVDGENKPIWMHAEEREEQSKGKQKDGSPFVEYGGWYKACKVDSPTVTTTLKNLGALYRRQGKFEAAETLEEAAMRSKKKGLDSTNKQRVAEVLGDPEAREKQSSRESLISDTVKYESGPDGGEEVSMSVEWNGDGSGSLKRSGSFSKLRASIRRSSEKLVRKLKGGSSRENEPKNPG, encoded by the exons atgcgTGAGGAAATGtcgagtgtggtgtgtgtgaaggagatgGAGGGGCAGGGTGACCCTGCAGAAAAGCTGTCCCAGGATGAGCTGCTGTGTCGGACACGGGAGGTGATGCAGGGGTTGGAGGCTCTGCGTGCTGAACACCAGGCCATCCTCGAGGGTCTGATGGGAACGCTGCGTTGCCTCAAACAAACCCAGGAAGGCCGTGCTGTAGAAGAAAAGACTGTCATGATTCAACGCTCACTGGAAATGCTAGAGCTCGGTCTGAGTGAAGCGCAG GTAATGATGGCTCTTTCAGGGCACCTGAGCGCAGTAGAGGCTGAGAAACAGAAGCTTCGTGCACAG gtCCGGCGGCTGTGCCAGGAGAATCAGTGGCTGCGTGATGAGCTGGCAGGAACACAGCAGCGACTGCAGAAGAGTGAGCAGAGCGTGGCCCAGctggaggaggaaaagaagcaCCTGGAGTTCATGAATCAGCTAAAAAAATATGACCAAGACCTCAGCCCAACA GATGACAAAGACTCTGACTCGAGCAGAGAGACTCTGGATGATCTCTTCCCTGATGATCAGGATGAGCCAGCCTCTGGCA TCCAGCCTACACACAGCAGTGCTGTAGCAGCAGCTCAGCAGGGAGGCTATGAGATTCCAGCCCGGCTCCGAACCCTGCACAACCTCGTGATCCAGTATGCTTCTCAGGGCCGTTATGAGGTGGCCGTGCCACTGTGTAAACAGGCACTGGAGGACTTGGAAAAGACCTCAGGCCACAACCACCCTGATGTTGCAACAATGCTCAACATTCTCGCCCTTGTCTACAG gGACCAGAATAAGTACAAAGAGGCTGCAAACCTTCTGAATGACGCACTCGATATCAGAGAGAAAACACTGGGCAAAGACCATCCTGcg GTGGCCGCTACACTGAATAATTTGGCTGTCCTTTATGGTAAGCGTGGGAAATACAAAGAGGCAGAACCACTATGCAAAAGAGCACTGGAGATCAGAGAAAAG GTGCTAGGGAAGGACCACCCAGATGTGGCAAAGCAGCTGAATAACTTGGCTTTGCTGTGTCAGAACCAGGGCAAGTATGAGGAGGTGGAATATTACTACCAGAGAGCGCTTAAAATCTATCAGACCAAGCTGGGCCCTGATGACCCCAATGTAGCCAAGACCAAAAACAATCTG gCCTCATGTTATCTGAAGCAAGGGAAGTTTAAGCAAGCAGAGACTCTCTATAAAGAGATCCTAACACGAGCGCATGAGAGGGAGTTTGGCTCTGTAGATG GTGAGAACAAGCCTATCTGGATGCatgcagaggagagagaggaacagagtaAA GGGAAGCAGAAAGATGGCTCCCCATTTGTAGAGTATGGTGGTTGGTACAAGGCCTGCAAAGTGGACAG CCCAACTGTAACAACCACACTGAAGAACCTGGGTGCACTGTACAGGCGGCAGGGCAAGTTTGAGGCTGCTGAGACTCTGGAGGAGGCTGCGATGCGCtccaaaaaaaag GGTCTGGATTCAACCAATAAACAGCGTGTGGCTGAGGTTCTGGGGGATCCAGAGGCTCGGGAGAAGCAGAGCAGCAGAGAGAGTCTAATCTCTGACACGGTGAAGTACGAGAGTGGCCCAGATGGGGGAGAGGAAGTGAGTATGAGCGTCGAATGGAATGGG GATGGCTCAGGCTCGTTGAAGCGCAGTGGCTCCTTCAGTAAACTCCGAGCCTCGATTCGCCGGAGCAGCGAGAAACTCGTCCGCAAACTCAAAGGAGGCAGCTCACGAGAAAACGAACCCAAGAATCCTGGGTAA
- the klc1a gene encoding kinesin light chain 1 isoform X8, which translates to MREEMSSVVCVKEMEGQGDPAEKLSQDELLCRTREVMQGLEALRAEHQAILEGLMGTLRCLKQTQEGRAVEEKTVMIQRSLEMLELGLSEAQVMMALSGHLSAVEAEKQKLRAQVRRLCQENQWLRDELAGTQQRLQKSEQSVAQLEEEKKHLEFMNQLKKYDQDLSPTDDKDSDSSRETLDDLFPDDQDEPASGIQPTHSSAVAAAQQGGYEIPARLRTLHNLVIQYASQGRYEVAVPLCKQALEDLEKTSGHNHPDVATMLNILALVYRDQNKYKEAANLLNDALDIREKTLGKDHPAVAATLNNLAVLYGKRGKYKEAEPLCKRALEIREKVLGKDHPDVAKQLNNLALLCQNQGKYEEVEYYYQRALKIYQTKLGPDDPNVAKTKNNLASCYLKQGKFKQAETLYKEILTRAHEREFGSVDGENKPIWMHAEEREEQSKGKQKDGSPFVEYGGWYKACKVDSPTVTTTLKNLGALYRRQGKFEAAETLEEAAMRSKKKGSGFNQ; encoded by the exons atgcgTGAGGAAATGtcgagtgtggtgtgtgtgaaggagatgGAGGGGCAGGGTGACCCTGCAGAAAAGCTGTCCCAGGATGAGCTGCTGTGTCGGACACGGGAGGTGATGCAGGGGTTGGAGGCTCTGCGTGCTGAACACCAGGCCATCCTCGAGGGTCTGATGGGAACGCTGCGTTGCCTCAAACAAACCCAGGAAGGCCGTGCTGTAGAAGAAAAGACTGTCATGATTCAACGCTCACTGGAAATGCTAGAGCTCGGTCTGAGTGAAGCGCAG GTAATGATGGCTCTTTCAGGGCACCTGAGCGCAGTAGAGGCTGAGAAACAGAAGCTTCGTGCACAG gtCCGGCGGCTGTGCCAGGAGAATCAGTGGCTGCGTGATGAGCTGGCAGGAACACAGCAGCGACTGCAGAAGAGTGAGCAGAGCGTGGCCCAGctggaggaggaaaagaagcaCCTGGAGTTCATGAATCAGCTAAAAAAATATGACCAAGACCTCAGCCCAACA GATGACAAAGACTCTGACTCGAGCAGAGAGACTCTGGATGATCTCTTCCCTGATGATCAGGATGAGCCAGCCTCTGGCA TCCAGCCTACACACAGCAGTGCTGTAGCAGCAGCTCAGCAGGGAGGCTATGAGATTCCAGCCCGGCTCCGAACCCTGCACAACCTCGTGATCCAGTATGCTTCTCAGGGCCGTTATGAGGTGGCCGTGCCACTGTGTAAACAGGCACTGGAGGACTTGGAAAAGACCTCAGGCCACAACCACCCTGATGTTGCAACAATGCTCAACATTCTCGCCCTTGTCTACAG gGACCAGAATAAGTACAAAGAGGCTGCAAACCTTCTGAATGACGCACTCGATATCAGAGAGAAAACACTGGGCAAAGACCATCCTGcg GTGGCCGCTACACTGAATAATTTGGCTGTCCTTTATGGTAAGCGTGGGAAATACAAAGAGGCAGAACCACTATGCAAAAGAGCACTGGAGATCAGAGAAAAG GTGCTAGGGAAGGACCACCCAGATGTGGCAAAGCAGCTGAATAACTTGGCTTTGCTGTGTCAGAACCAGGGCAAGTATGAGGAGGTGGAATATTACTACCAGAGAGCGCTTAAAATCTATCAGACCAAGCTGGGCCCTGATGACCCCAATGTAGCCAAGACCAAAAACAATCTG gCCTCATGTTATCTGAAGCAAGGGAAGTTTAAGCAAGCAGAGACTCTCTATAAAGAGATCCTAACACGAGCGCATGAGAGGGAGTTTGGCTCTGTAGATG GTGAGAACAAGCCTATCTGGATGCatgcagaggagagagaggaacagagtaAA GGGAAGCAGAAAGATGGCTCCCCATTTGTAGAGTATGGTGGTTGGTACAAGGCCTGCAAAGTGGACAG CCCAACTGTAACAACCACACTGAAGAACCTGGGTGCACTGTACAGGCGGCAGGGCAAGTTTGAGGCTGCTGAGACTCTGGAGGAGGCTGCGATGCGCtccaaaaaaaa AGGGTCTGGATTCAACCAATAA